One Rossellomorea aquimaris DNA window includes the following coding sequences:
- the sfsA gene encoding DNA/RNA nuclease SfsA — MVEIQFHDNLVRGVFLERLNRFVLECQLPSGSIEKVHLPDPGRLKELLVRGNPIWLQESTDPKRKTKWSAVMTYDASNEMYVSLNTQYPNRLVLEALQLEVLEELKDWRLEKAEYKVGSSRFDFLLTHKQNEQKLLLEVKSVTMVVDGIGRFPDAVTSRGARHIEELTHLQSIGSYQSAVLFIAQRTDLRGITSAPEIDPHFARVMEEAEDQGVRFFGRSCIVTPERISLNGPLPVYTKKD, encoded by the coding sequence TTGGTAGAAATTCAGTTTCATGACAACCTGGTTCGAGGGGTATTTCTCGAGCGCCTCAATCGATTTGTGCTCGAGTGTCAGCTTCCTTCAGGTTCAATAGAGAAAGTTCACTTACCTGATCCAGGCAGACTAAAAGAATTATTGGTGCGGGGGAACCCGATATGGCTTCAGGAATCAACCGACCCTAAAAGGAAAACAAAATGGTCGGCCGTCATGACGTATGATGCCTCTAACGAAATGTATGTGTCTTTGAATACCCAATATCCGAATCGGTTAGTGCTCGAAGCCTTACAGTTGGAAGTGCTGGAAGAGCTAAAAGACTGGCGGTTAGAAAAAGCGGAATATAAAGTAGGAAGCTCACGCTTTGACTTCTTGCTCACCCACAAACAAAATGAACAAAAATTACTGCTTGAAGTAAAAAGTGTCACCATGGTAGTAGATGGAATAGGCAGATTTCCTGATGCCGTCACGTCAAGAGGTGCAAGGCACATTGAAGAGCTTACACATCTGCAGTCGATAGGCAGCTATCAATCAGCAGTCCTATTTATTGCTCAGCGAACGGATTTGCGTGGAATCACTTCCGCTCCTGAAATCGATCCCCATTTTGCCCGGGTCATGGAAGAAGCCGAAGATCAGGGTGTCCGGTTTTTCGGAAGAAGCTGTATCGTGACGCCAGAGCGTATTTCTTTAAATGGACCCTTACCTGTATATACAAA